A single Malaclemys terrapin pileata isolate rMalTer1 chromosome 3, rMalTer1.hap1, whole genome shotgun sequence DNA region contains:
- the EEF1A1 gene encoding elongation factor 1-alpha 1, protein MGKEKTHINIVVIGHVDSGKSTTTGHLIYKCGGIDKRTIEKFEKEAAEMGKGSFKYAWVLDKLKAERERGITIDISLWKFETSKYYVTIIDAPGHRDFIKNMITGTSQADCAVLIVAAGVGEFEAGISKNGQTREHALLAYTLGVKQLIVGVNKMDSTEPPYSQKRYEEIVKEVSTYIKKIGYNPDTVAFVPISGWNGDNMLEPSSNMPWFKGWKVTRKDGNASGTTLLEALDSILPPTRPTDKPLRLPLQDVYKIGGIGTVPVGRVETGILKPGMVVTFAPVNVTTEVKSVEMHHEALSEALPGDNVGFNVKNVSVKDVRRGNVAGDSKNDPPMEAAGFTAQVIILNHPGQISAGYAPVLDCHTAHIACKFAELKEKIDRRSGKKLEDGPKFLKSGDAAIVDMVPGKPMCVESFSDYPPLGRFAVRDMRQTVAVGVIKAVDKKAAGAGKVTKSAQKAQKAK, encoded by the exons ATGGGCAAGGAGAAAACCCACATCAACATCGTCGTCATCGGCCATGTCGACTCCGGCAAGTCCACCACCACCGGGCACCTCATCTACAAGTGCGGGGGCATCGACAAGAGGACCATCGAGAAGTTCGAGAAGGAAGCTGCGGAG atggGCAAAGGTTCCTTCAAATATGCCTGGGTTTTGGACAAGCTGAAGGCTGAGCGTGAGCGTGGTATCACAATTGATATTTCTTTGTGGAAATTTGAAACAAGCAAGTACTATGTCACCATCATTGATGCTCCTGGACACAGAGATTTCATCAAAAACATGATTACTGGCACCTCCCAA GCTGACTGTGCTGTCCTTATTGTTGCTGCTGGTGTTGGTGAGTTTGAAGCTGGTATCTCCAAGAATGGGCAGACTCGTGAACATGCCCTTCTGGCCTACACACTGGGTGTAAAACAGCTGATTGTTGGTGTGAACAAGATGGATTCCACTGAGCCACCGTACAGCCAGAAGAGATATGAAGAAATTGTCAAAGAAGTCAGCACTTACATTAAGAAAATTGGCTACAATCCAGACACTGTAGCTTTTGTACCAATTTCTGGTTGGAACGGAGACAATATGTTGGAGCCTAGCTCTAAT ATGCCCTGGTTTAAGGGATGGAAGGTTACCCGTAAGGATGGCAATGCCAGTGGAACTACCCTGCTAGAAGCTTTGGATAGTATACTGCCACCAACTCGTCCAACTGACAAGCCACTGCGTTTGCCTCTGCAAGATGTCTACAAAATTGGTG gtaTTGGTACTGTTCCAGTTGGTCGTGTGGAAACTGGCATCCTGAAGCCAGGCATGGTGGTAACATTTGCCCCTGTCAATGTAACAACTGAAGTAAAATCTGTTGAGATGCATCATGAGGCTTTGAGTGAAGCTCTGCCTGGTGACAATGTTGGCTTCAATGTCAAGAACGTGTCTGTGAAAGATGTTCGCCGTGGTAATGTTGCTGGTGACAGCAAGAATGACCccccaatggaagctgctggcttCACTGCCCAG GTCATCATCCTGAACCACCCAGGCCAAATTAGTGCTGGTTATGCCCCTGTGCTGGATTGCCACACTGCTCACATTGCTTGCAAATTTGCTGAACTGAAAGAGAAAATTGATCGTCGTTCTGGTAAGAAATTGGAAGATGGTCCTAAATTCCTGAAATCTGGAGATGCTGCCATCGTTGACATGGTCCCAGGCAAACCCATGTGTGTTGAGAGCTTCTCGGACTACCCTCCTCTGG GTCGTTTTGCTGTGCGTGACATGAGACAGACTGTTGCTGTTGGTGTCATCAAGGCAGTTGATAAGAAAGCTGCTGGAGCTGGCAAGGTCACAAAGTCCGCCCAGAAGGCTCAGAAGGCTAAATGA